In Leptodesmis sichuanensis A121, the following are encoded in one genomic region:
- a CDS encoding glycosyltransferase family protein: MRIALHNPYFGNLVAETELARRISLAATHLGWEAKEVASSIEINQFAPDLVICLHFRVPKLTKYPTYGCFWDPPAFFESDPQFIKNILSYDGYLCGSNLLEQWLKDTYYHLPKHIEILPFYPSCNATSYVAADFEHPRLAYIGSNWDGARFQELFLALEQTGYLDTYGNPEGWAYLKTAYRQAIPFDGVSLLNVLRQSGVGLCLHRDEHRQAQVPSMRIFEIVASGAIAICAEHPFIRDHFGDRVLYLKPNQSIAATVQQISDHLQWIQANPAAARDLSIAAHKHFSEHFTLEKLLANLFSHHQTLVEKQQFLAKPQIHLSHSRSDTPLVQLIVRTGDRSLPTMQRTLDSLAQQTYRNIGAIVVQYQAGEGLDQILAPYRDRLQIQHLHIPDSHCRSTPLWAGMNVVSSKYFGILDDGDVIHPNHIASLVTLLEEFDNFGVAYSGAIRIWTLEEQLDQVEGVSSEFPSEPASLAYFDPVDGFEFLQFKNTIASNSFLARTSLLDRFLKQDPQLNALEDFFLLLNFLRCTNFIFSYQATSEFYQSFSKQKNLLSYSESSCSEARQRIKRIMQYQSFPRHQTLEKAQIEAMNRANMLDWIQEIETRYADRIQAMESSKFWQLRRIWFRLKRAIGLSDTDFVP; encoded by the coding sequence ATGAGAATTGCCCTGCATAATCCGTATTTTGGCAACCTGGTTGCAGAAACAGAATTGGCCCGCCGCATCAGCTTGGCAGCAACCCATTTAGGCTGGGAGGCTAAGGAGGTTGCCTCATCTATTGAAATTAATCAGTTTGCGCCTGATCTGGTGATCTGCCTGCACTTTAGAGTGCCGAAGCTGACAAAATACCCGACTTATGGGTGTTTCTGGGATCCTCCCGCTTTCTTTGAAAGTGATCCTCAGTTCATCAAAAATATTCTGAGCTACGATGGCTACTTGTGTGGCTCTAACCTACTAGAGCAATGGCTTAAAGATACCTATTACCATTTGCCCAAGCACATTGAAATTCTGCCATTTTACCCCAGTTGTAATGCAACTTCCTATGTGGCCGCTGACTTTGAGCATCCACGTCTGGCTTACATTGGCAGTAATTGGGATGGGGCACGCTTTCAGGAGCTATTTTTGGCATTAGAGCAGACAGGCTACCTGGATACCTACGGTAACCCAGAGGGTTGGGCCTATCTCAAAACTGCCTACCGTCAGGCCATCCCCTTTGATGGAGTGAGCCTATTAAACGTGCTCCGTCAATCAGGTGTAGGGCTGTGTTTACATCGGGATGAGCACCGTCAGGCGCAAGTTCCCTCAATGCGTATCTTTGAGATTGTAGCCTCCGGAGCGATCGCTATTTGTGCAGAGCATCCCTTCATTCGAGATCACTTTGGCGATCGAGTGCTTTACTTAAAGCCAAACCAGAGTATAGCCGCAACAGTGCAACAGATTAGTGACCATCTCCAGTGGATTCAAGCCAATCCAGCAGCAGCTCGTGATCTGTCAATTGCAGCGCACAAGCACTTTAGCGAACACTTTACCCTTGAGAAGCTTCTGGCAAATCTGTTCTCCCATCATCAGACCCTGGTTGAGAAGCAGCAATTTCTGGCAAAACCTCAAATTCATCTGAGCCACAGCCGATCGGACACCCCCTTGGTTCAACTGATCGTCCGAACTGGTGATCGCAGTTTGCCAACAATGCAACGCACTCTGGATAGTCTGGCTCAACAAACCTATCGCAATATTGGGGCGATCGTCGTCCAATATCAAGCAGGTGAAGGACTGGATCAAATTCTGGCACCCTATCGCGATCGTCTACAAATTCAACATCTTCACATCCCAGATTCCCACTGTCGTAGTACCCCTCTGTGGGCAGGAATGAATGTAGTTTCATCAAAGTACTTTGGTATTTTGGATGATGGTGATGTCATTCATCCCAATCATATTGCTTCTCTTGTAACCCTCCTGGAGGAATTCGATAATTTCGGAGTAGCCTATTCCGGTGCTATTCGTATTTGGACACTTGAAGAACAGCTTGATCAAGTAGAAGGTGTATCTTCAGAATTTCCGTCTGAACCAGCCTCTCTGGCATACTTTGATCCGGTTGATGGATTCGAATTTCTGCAATTTAAAAATACGATTGCATCTAACAGTTTTTTGGCCAGAACTTCATTGCTCGATCGATTTCTTAAACAAGATCCTCAGCTTAACGCTCTAGAAGATTTCTTTCTGCTACTTAATTTTCTCCGGTGTACTAATTTTATCTTTAGCTATCAAGCCACGAGTGAATTTTACCAATCTTTTTCTAAGCAAAAGAATTTACTTTCCTACTCCGAAAGCTCCTGCAGTGAAGCCCGACAGCGAATCAAGCGAATCATGCAATATCAATCTTTTCCACGGCATCAAACCCTCGAAAAAGCTCAGATTGAGGCCATGAATCGAGCTAATATGCTTGACTGGATTCAGGAAATTGAAACCAGGTATGCCGATCGAATTCAGGCTATGGAAAGTAGTAAGTTTTGGCAGCTCCGTCGCATCTGGTTCAGGCTTAAGCGAGCGATCGGCTTATCGGATACGGATTTTGTCCCCTAG
- a CDS encoding glycosyltransferase family 2 protein, with amino-acid sequence MSFALPIVSVIMPCFNQGAYLDEAVGSVLAQTCESFEIIVINDGSTDEETVRILEKYDNPEWTVHNEQLLKSHEKPNLTVIHTPNRGPSAARNTGIRQAKGRYILPLDADDRIAPTYLEKAIAILDREPNVGIVYSQAELFGDRTELFDLPPYSFPEILLGNMIVNTSLYRKADWEKVGGYNENMIWGWEDYDFWLSLIELGREVVRIPEVLYFHRELPNSRSQQMTRDSWVKSYTQLFANHSQLYSTHISTLFQELVNLRDDLHQTHCQLHDLQAQLLRSQAMVSGMQSSKFWQLRNQWFKLKKRLGFKGGDDLFPV; translated from the coding sequence ATGAGCTTTGCCCTTCCCATAGTTTCCGTGATCATGCCCTGCTTTAACCAGGGTGCTTATTTGGATGAGGCGGTGGGAAGTGTTTTAGCTCAAACCTGTGAGAGCTTTGAAATTATTGTGATTAATGATGGTTCTACGGATGAGGAGACTGTCCGGATTCTGGAAAAGTATGACAATCCAGAGTGGACAGTGCATAATGAGCAACTTCTAAAAAGTCATGAAAAGCCTAACCTGACTGTGATTCACACCCCTAATCGGGGGCCATCAGCGGCTCGTAATACGGGAATTCGGCAGGCAAAGGGACGTTATATTTTGCCCCTGGATGCAGACGATCGCATTGCTCCCACTTACCTGGAAAAGGCGATCGCCATTCTGGATAGAGAACCCAATGTTGGTATTGTTTACTCTCAGGCTGAACTGTTTGGCGATCGTACAGAACTGTTTGATCTGCCTCCCTACAGCTTCCCCGAAATTCTGTTAGGTAACATGATTGTTAATACCAGTCTGTACCGCAAGGCCGATTGGGAAAAGGTGGGCGGCTACAACGAGAATATGATCTGGGGCTGGGAAGATTACGATTTCTGGCTATCGCTAATTGAGCTAGGTCGAGAGGTCGTTCGCATTCCAGAGGTTCTCTACTTCCATCGAGAATTGCCCAACTCCAGAAGCCAGCAGATGACCCGCGATTCCTGGGTCAAGAGTTATACCCAACTGTTTGCTAACCACTCTCAACTTTATTCCACTCACATCAGTACTCTGTTTCAAGAGTTAGTTAATTTGAGGGATGATCTGCATCAAACTCATTGCCAATTGCACGATTTACAAGCGCAATTGCTGCGATCGCAAGCTATGGTTTCTGGGATGCAAAGTAGTAAATTTTGGCAACTGAGAAATCAGTGGTTCAAACTAAAGAAACGGCTAGGCTTTAAGGGAGGAGATGATCTATTTCCGGTATGA